From the Tigriopus californicus strain San Diego chromosome 4, Tcal_SD_v2.1, whole genome shotgun sequence genome, the window GTGAGGGTGCCAGTGGTCCCAAGCAGACGTGCGACTTGCCATCAAATAGAGCAAAAGAGGCTTACCCAAAAATGGAGTTTGGACCGTAGAATAGCGGCAACCTTAGTTAGTAACCACGATGGTGTTCCTGTTTTGGATCTGGGCTTACCTGATTGGGCTCACCCTTGGCAATCCGGATGCCAAGCGGTTGTACGACGACCTGCTCTCGAATTACAACCGTTTGATCCGACCCGTGTCCAACCACACCGAGAAAGTGACGGTCAAACTTGGCATGAGACTCTCACAATTACTCGAATTGGTAAACCAATACCTCTCCATTCATCACCTTCCAAGGCTTAACTGATAACAAATCACATTGAATTTTAGAATCTCAAAGATCAGATCCTGTCCACCAATGTTTGGATGGAGCATGTAAGCAAAGTTTGCCATGAGGCTCTGGAGTAACACAATTAAAGGTCGaacaattcaatatttttgccttttaggAGTGGAAGGACTACAAGTTCAAATGGGACCCCGAGGAATATGGAGGAGTCACAGAAATATATGTTCCATCTGAACACATTTGGTTGCCGGACATTATATTGTATAACAAGTAAGCAAAATACCAATCTACTGACACCACTATTGACTTCTTTACATAAGATGACAACAACGGCATCAACAATAACGACGACAAGAACAACAACGCCAAATGAAAGTCATTGAATACTTTCAAGCACTCTGTGGgaaatgttttaatcaaagcACTTGTATGACATCTGTTTTatgtgtttttattgtttgacaGCGCTGACGGCGATTACATTGTCACCACAATGACCAAGGCTATCCTCCATTACGACGGCCTTGTGGTCTGGACACCGCCAGCCATTTTTAAGTCTTCGTGTGAGATCAATGTGGAGTTCTTTCCATTCGACGAACAAGAGTGTTTTCTCAAATTCGGAAGCTGGACCTTTGATGGATTCCAGGTAAGGCACACACCACATATTGATTGCTTAAGGTCCCACCAATTGAATGAAGGGATTAGGAAATTCATTTGGTTTTAACTTCAATAGGTGGATCTAGTGCACATTAATGCCGAATTGGACAATGATACCGTGGCTTATGGGATGGATCTGTCCGAGTATTATCCCAACGTCGAGTGGGATATCTTGAGTGTTCCAGCGCAACGCCATGTCAAAATATACCCTTGCTGTCCGGAACCGTATCCAGGTACCTGATGATGAATTCAGTCCAATTTAAACAGGAAACAGGAAACAGCTCAACTCATCCCGTTTCTGTTATctttcagatatttttttcagtatCATAATTAGGAGGAAGCCCCTCTTCTACACAGTGAATCTAATTATCCCTTGTGTGGGCATATTCTATCTCTCTATCCTCGTATTCTATTTGCCTGCACAGGTGAGTACCAAGGGGGTCAAGTTcaagccaaatgaaaaaacacaCAATTTCCAATGAATCACCTCGGCGGATGGCCTCTTCTGAATTCCCTTTGCCTTTGTTGTCTTCAAAGATTCTATTCTGGATCAGATAGGACAAAAGATCACGTCTGTAGCTAATCTGGTTCTCCCATCATTCTGGTTGTTTTCAGTCTGGAGAAAAAACGGCTCTGGTCATCGCAATCCTTGTGTCTCAAACGCTCTACTTTAACTTGGTGATAGAGGTTATTCCTGCCACCTCAGTAACCTTGCCTTTACTCGGAAGGTGAGCTAGGATGCAAACGCTTTTTTATACTCAGCTTTTTTTTGGAAGTGGAGGCATTTTGAAGTACCGCATTGGATATACTTAAACGTTGGTTTGGGTCGTTGTAACTATTTGGATAAAACGAGTTAGCTTGAAACGTTTTTCACCGTTCATGCGGTGACATGGCATTCTTTCTCATTTCACCTCAGAATTTGCCGGCGATAAGCGTTACTTGGTCTAACGCGAAGCGAAAAGCGCGCTTTGTTGGAATGCTTGAGCTTTCAACTCATATTAAGAGGTTGCGGGTGTTAATATACTAGAGGTTGAACCAAATCGCAGTCTTCTATTGTACTTACAAAATCTTTTCATCCTAGGTATCTTATGTTCAGCACAATACTCATTGCCATTGCGATTGCTCTGACTTCCGTCATCTTAAATCTACATTACCGGAAGCCTTCAACGCACAAAATGCCCTCTTGGGTGAGACGAGTCTTTATTCAGAAGCTTCCAGCCCTTTTGTTGATGAGGGTCCCAATCCAAGTGATCAAGGACTCAATGAGGGCGAAGAAGAGCAAATTCCTCCGAAATTCAGACCCAACTCAGCAATGTGTTTATGGTAACGACGACAGTCAAACGGAGAAATATGCTCTATGTACGTATATGAATTAATTGTTCGATGCGATTTTCAATTTAGGCGAAGAACAGGATGAGCCTGTGACGGTCAAAAGCAACTCTGATTCAAATCTACCCCGAGGTCAACAGGGTAATATCGGCTCAAATCTATCCCGACGTGAAAATGGCATGGATGACCAGCTCAAAGGGCATTTGAACGGGATCTACCATAACTTCTGCAAGATCATGTCCAAGACCAAGAAGCACGGTCCACGGGTGAACGAGCATGAGATTACCACACCGATTGCTCCAGACTCTCCCATGGAAGGGCCCTCCTTGTTCAAATCACCTTTTGTAGTGGAGAAAGCAATTCATAACATCATGTTCATCAAGCACCATATGCAACGACAAGACGAATTTGATGCGGTGAGAAATGCATACCACCTTTGGCCCTAGCCTCCCATCATTTGATTGTAGTGTCGTCTTAACTATATGCGTTCTAATCTTGTGGgttcttcttgtttttctcAGGAGGATCAGGATTGGGGCATTGTTGCAATGGTACTCGATCGATTGTTCCTTTGGGTGTTTGGAGCTGTTGCTCTCATTGGGAGCGGTATGATCCTCACGGCATCCCCATTCATCTTTGAAGATATCAAACCCATTGATATTCTCTACTCCAAGATTGCTCAAGAAGAAAGCAGGCTCTTTGATGAGAAGATATTTGTCTAAACCAAACAACAATTAATAACCGTCAAACACAACACCAGTAAACGCTACTGGATTCAGTATTATGGCAAGCAACCACACCGAATAAGAATGGTCAATAAATTAaacacctcctcctcctccaaattCTCCTACGTAGCTCAGAGAACATGAATTATAACCTCTCTTTACATGGATTTTAATTATGAGCAAATACTTATTTAGGACGACTTCCCCTCCCTATTATCACTTTTTGTCAGaagtcatttgaaaaatgaatttctaaGAAGGCATTGCATTGAAGTTGCCACATGCGTTTTCAACACTGAACATTACGCGTGTTGATCACCAATCTTCTACCtaattgtccaaatttgccTTCTTTGGATCTTTAACTATCTACACATATATGCGTTGCCACCACCCGTAATAACCTGGTAGAATTATTTGCACGTTACAGACAAaagacaatgaatgaatgaaggatGGCTTGTCAAAATTGCGGGTGCTTGTTTTAGTTAGAATTACTGTACGTCGTAAAGGGGGTTCCGGAGAGCTCTTGGCCAAGTCCGACTTCATCCCTTTTGTAGAGTGACGactcatttttgttccttgTCAATTCACCCTCACCATCTCGTAGAGGTAGGCTTTGGTGGCTTCTCTTCGACATATCGGCCTTCCTTACCTTTCATAggcatacatacgtacataggAGTACATGTATGAAGTGGGCCGATTTCGGGAGCATTGGCTCTCTACGTACACtacatatgtatgtacattGTGCAGTATACCTTGCttccttcttcatcttcttctttttcttcttcttcttcttctgcccTTCGTTCTTTTTCTCCCCAATTCATCATTCAATGCTTTCTCGAAGAATTCTTGAGCCAGAAGAACCCCGTTCACTAAACTCACGTTCAGTTCGCAGAAATCAGTAGTGGGAGAGCTTAGGAATAGGGGAATCGAGTCGAACAGAATGAACTAGCAATTAACTGCCATGCCGAGATTGGTTACtagaaactttttttaaatttctggATGAGACCAAAGATTGCTTACTACGCTTTGTTTAGGAAATGGCACGGCATTGTCACAATATCAGCTCCAACAAGCCCTTTGGTTAGGTTCAAAATGGATTGTAGCCAAGCAACTGACCAAATTGAGTATTACTTTAGTGTCAAGCATTTGGTTTTTCTACAAGGAAGctgagtaaaaaaaacaaaaagaaagaataacttcaaatttacaattgaaacaaaatcaagcaaGATCTTCC encodes:
- the LOC131878767 gene encoding acetylcholine receptor subunit alpha-L1-like, encoding MVFLFWIWAYLIGLTLGNPDAKRLYDDLLSNYNRLIRPVSNHTEKVTVKLGMRLSQLLELNLKDQILSTNVWMEHEWKDYKFKWDPEEYGGVTEIYVPSEHIWLPDIILYNNADGDYIVTTMTKAILHYDGLVVWTPPAIFKSSCEINVEFFPFDEQECFLKFGSWTFDGFQVDLVHINAELDNDTVAYGMDLSEYYPNVEWDILSVPAQRHVKIYPCCPEPYPDIFFSIIIRRKPLFYTVNLIIPCVGIFYLSILVFYLPAQSGEKTALVIAILVSQTLYFNLVIEVIPATSVTLPLLGRYLMFSTILIAIAIALTSVILNLHYRKPSTHKMPSWVRRVFIQKLPALLLMRVPIQVIKDSMRAKKSKFLRNSDPTQQCVYGEEQDEPVTVKSNSDSNLPRGQQGNIGSNLSRRENGMDDQLKGHLNGIYHNFCKIMSKTKKHGPRVNEHEITTPIAPDSPMEGPSLFKSPFVVEKAIHNIMFIKHHMQRQDEFDAEDQDWGIVAMVLDRLFLWVFGAVALIGSGMILTASPFIFEDIKPIDILYSKIAQEESRLFDEKIFV